One Moorella sp. E308F DNA segment encodes these proteins:
- the dctP gene encoding TRAP transporter substrate-binding protein DctP, translating to MRKHRVLLIVALAIIVALMVAGCGGNQATSGQGSATSGSSSSSGTMAKQPEFVWRMQVIHNTGQSDFEQNKQTAEKIYKATNGRLKIEVHPNGTFASSMEAFQAVGDGVFEMLSSWPSYAKGIDYAFQVLGTGNLTMDAHDKWVWVYEAGGWDLLQKAFDKINLKLLAVEIWGTEVLMANQPFKTIEEMKGKKFRTSDPRLLEKNGVAAITMPLEEVFTAMSTGAVDMAEFGNLDWNKGIGLTDVAKYGIFPDFWNVHFITTVVVNKDAWNKLPPDLQQIVEMAFQSDELKHWTRSQYRSALAMKELEKSGKMQFLRMDDEQWIKLREQMYQIEQEDIKKYGGLTAEVYQSLYKFMEDWYPYKDIARWWGWGLTPEQQLGYQPKK from the coding sequence TTGAGAAAGCACCGTGTATTGTTAATAGTGGCACTGGCAATAATTGTGGCACTGATGGTAGCGGGTTGCGGTGGTAACCAGGCAACATCAGGACAGGGCTCCGCAACTTCAGGAAGCTCATCCTCGTCAGGGACAATGGCCAAACAACCAGAGTTTGTATGGCGTATGCAAGTTATCCATAATACCGGGCAGAGCGACTTTGAACAAAATAAACAGACGGCGGAAAAGATTTATAAGGCTACCAATGGCCGCCTGAAAATCGAAGTGCACCCAAATGGAACCTTTGCCAGCAGTATGGAGGCCTTCCAGGCCGTCGGCGACGGTGTCTTTGAAATGCTATCCAGCTGGCCCAGCTACGCCAAAGGTATCGACTACGCCTTCCAGGTACTGGGTACCGGCAACCTGACCATGGACGCCCATGATAAATGGGTCTGGGTGTATGAGGCTGGCGGCTGGGATCTCCTGCAAAAGGCCTTTGACAAGATTAATTTAAAACTGCTAGCCGTGGAGATCTGGGGCACAGAAGTCTTAATGGCCAATCAACCCTTTAAGACTATTGAAGAAATGAAGGGCAAGAAATTCAGGACTTCCGACCCGCGCCTGCTGGAGAAAAACGGCGTGGCGGCCATTACCATGCCATTAGAAGAGGTATTTACTGCCATGTCTACGGGGGCTGTAGATATGGCCGAGTTTGGTAACCTAGACTGGAACAAGGGTATAGGACTGACCGATGTAGCCAAATATGGTATCTTTCCTGACTTCTGGAATGTCCACTTCATTACCACTGTGGTCGTCAACAAGGATGCTTGGAACAAGCTGCCGCCAGATCTCCAGCAGATTGTGGAAATGGCCTTCCAGTCCGACGAATTAAAGCACTGGACTCGCAGCCAGTACCGCAGCGCCCTCGCCATGAAGGAACTGGAAAAGAGCGGCAAAATGCAGTTCCTGAGGATGGATGATGAGCAATGGATTAAGCTAAGGGAACAGATGTACCAGATTGAGCAGGAGGATATCAAAAAGTACGGCGGCCTGACGGCAGAAGTCTATCAATCCCTATATAAGTTTATGGAAGACTGGTATCCCTATAAAGATATAGCCAGGTGGTGGGGCTGGGGCCTCACGCCGGAGCAGCAATTGGGGTACCAACCTAAGAAGTAA
- a CDS encoding TRAP transporter small permease subunit, with the protein MTGKLAKVLKAIDFLSEKTGKLFSFLILIMVGLETIEVIRRYILHSPTTWAWEVVVLLYGAHFITGGAWVLKEGGHVRTDILFSRFSPKMKAIVDLLLFAIIFFTFVGVMIWKYSLHAIYSWSIKETTYTMWAPPFYPLKTVVAISFILLGLQGLAKWIRDLIFVIKGEEI; encoded by the coding sequence ATGACTGGTAAGTTGGCTAAGGTCCTAAAAGCAATTGATTTCCTTAGCGAAAAAACAGGGAAACTATTTAGTTTCCTTATTCTCATAATGGTTGGCTTGGAGACCATTGAAGTTATAAGAAGGTATATTTTGCATTCACCTACCACCTGGGCCTGGGAAGTCGTGGTGTTACTTTATGGAGCCCATTTTATTACCGGCGGGGCATGGGTGCTTAAAGAAGGGGGACATGTTCGCACCGATATATTGTTCAGCCGCTTTTCGCCTAAGATGAAAGCTATTGTTGACTTGCTTCTGTTTGCAATTATTTTCTTCACTTTTGTTGGTGTGATGATATGGAAGTATTCCCTCCATGCAATTTATTCCTGGTCAATAAAAGAGACGACTTATACCATGTGGGCGCCTCCTTTTTACCCCTTGAAAACTGTGGTTGCCATAAGTTTCATCTTGTTAGGATTGCAAGGTTTGGCCAAATGGATTCGCGATCTAATTTTTGTTATTAAAGGGGAAGAAATTTAA
- a CDS encoding TRAP transporter large permease translates to MTPLETILVVGIIFLIVLFMGHPLAFTLGGLGIIFGATLWGNPGVLNLFVRSTNNLITSIAYASIPLFIFMGAVLERSGAADDLFESMYVILGRLRGGLAITTVVICTLLAAASGIIGASITVMGMLALPSMLKHRYNPELATGTIMAAGCLGTLIPPSIILIIYGAQAQISIGKLFAGGIGAGLVLSGLYIIYILVLCLLKPKSGPAIAPEEAGRYTSQQKIFMAIKSILPTLGLILMVLGSILFGVATPTEAAALGAVGALLIAALHHRLNWQMVKETSFATMKTTAMIMYIILTASMFTSVFLGLGGGQVISSIVNGLNMNRWLILSVILFIVYIMGMFIDSYGVLLIGVPIFTPVVYALGFDPIWFAILFAVMIQMSYLSPPFAYAVFYLRGIAPKEISTAQLYRACFPFIALQVISLIILSLFPAIITWLPSKIM, encoded by the coding sequence ATGACACCGTTAGAAACAATTTTAGTTGTAGGGATTATTTTCTTAATTGTTCTTTTTATGGGTCACCCCCTGGCATTTACCCTGGGTGGTTTGGGAATAATTTTTGGAGCAACATTGTGGGGTAACCCTGGAGTGCTCAATCTTTTTGTGCGCTCAACGAACAACTTGATAACCAGTATAGCTTATGCCAGTATTCCATTGTTTATCTTTATGGGTGCCGTTCTCGAGCGTTCCGGGGCTGCCGATGACCTTTTTGAATCTATGTACGTGATTCTCGGCAGGTTAAGGGGCGGTCTGGCGATAACTACGGTGGTCATTTGTACCCTATTGGCGGCCGCCTCCGGGATTATCGGTGCCTCCATCACCGTCATGGGCATGCTGGCCCTACCGTCCATGTTAAAGCACCGTTACAACCCCGAACTAGCAACCGGGACGATTATGGCGGCAGGGTGCCTAGGCACCCTCATTCCTCCCAGTATTATCTTGATAATTTACGGCGCCCAGGCCCAGATTTCCATCGGCAAACTTTTTGCCGGGGGTATTGGGGCCGGTTTAGTTCTTTCCGGCCTTTATATAATATATATTTTAGTACTCTGCCTTCTGAAGCCAAAATCAGGACCGGCAATAGCGCCGGAAGAGGCAGGCAGATATACCAGCCAACAAAAAATATTCATGGCTATAAAATCCATCCTGCCGACCTTGGGGCTCATTCTAATGGTTCTGGGCTCTATCCTGTTTGGAGTGGCCACACCCACGGAAGCAGCTGCCCTGGGGGCGGTGGGCGCGCTGCTCATAGCCGCCCTTCATCACCGGCTTAACTGGCAAATGGTAAAAGAAACGTCTTTTGCTACTATGAAAACGACAGCGATGATTATGTATATTATATTAACGGCGTCTATGTTTACTTCGGTCTTTTTAGGCCTCGGAGGCGGCCAGGTGATATCCAGCATTGTTAACGGACTCAATATGAATCGCTGGTTGATATTGTCCGTAATACTGTTTATCGTTTATATTATGGGTATGTTTATTGATTCTTACGGCGTTTTGCTTATAGGTGTTCCCATTTTTACGCCGGTAGTATATGCCCTGGGCTTTGATCCCATATGGTTTGCGATTTTGTTTGCCGTAATGATCCAGATGTCTTACCTTTCACCGCCATTCGCCTATGCCGTTTTCTATCTCCGGGGTATTGCACCAAAAGAAATAAGTACGGCCCAGTTGTACCGGGCGTGTTTTCCCTTCATAGCACTCCAGGTTATTAGTTTGATTATCTTGTCCCTCTTCCCGGCTATAATCACCTGGTTGCCCAGCAAGATAATGTAG
- a CDS encoding DUF1638 domain-containing protein gives MSPENKGSFDRRIIACEVLRYEMESLGVREEEAIFLKQGLHRTPDLLRATIQENIDQLEAGGYRGRIILGYGLCGNGIAGLKTRYCDLVFPGANDCIDLLLGSCQARQEDTLKGYTYYFSPGWVAFSENSYTEYQRCLSLYGEETARWVIGEMLKAYKRVTYIDTGLQSGDEDRQFVRLFATIFNLIPDEIQGSLEWLARLLHGEGDDVIKIAPGTAIEADKLGLAGNILSQ, from the coding sequence ATGAGCCCAGAAAATAAAGGAAGCTTTGACAGACGTATAATTGCCTGCGAAGTGTTGCGTTACGAAATGGAAAGCCTGGGGGTAAGGGAAGAGGAAGCCATATTTTTAAAGCAGGGCCTGCACCGGACCCCGGACCTGCTGCGGGCTACCATCCAGGAAAATATTGATCAATTAGAAGCCGGGGGTTACCGCGGCAGGATTATCCTGGGGTACGGGCTTTGTGGTAATGGCATCGCCGGTCTTAAAACCAGGTACTGCGACTTGGTATTTCCTGGAGCCAATGACTGCATTGACCTCCTCCTGGGTTCCTGCCAGGCCCGCCAGGAAGATACTTTGAAGGGCTACACCTACTACTTCAGCCCCGGCTGGGTCGCTTTTAGTGAGAACTCTTATACTGAATACCAGCGCTGCCTATCCCTTTATGGTGAGGAAACGGCCCGCTGGGTTATAGGCGAGATGCTCAAGGCCTATAAGCGGGTAACTTATATTGATACCGGTCTACAGTCTGGTGATGAAGATCGCCAGTTTGTCAGGTTATTTGCCACGATCTTTAATCTTATCCCGGATGAAATTCAAGGTAGCCTGGAGTGGCTGGCTCGCCTTTTACATGGCGAAGGCGACGATGTAATTAAAATTGCTCCTGGAACGGCAATTGAGGCCGATAAACTGGGGTTGGCAGGAAATATTCTGAGTCAGTGA
- the uvrA gene encoding excinuclease ABC subunit UvrA, whose product MATDKIVIQGARAHNLKNINVTIPRDKLVVITGLSGSGKSSLAFDTIYAEGQRRYVESLSSYARQFLGQMDKPDVDLIEGLSPAISIDQKTASHNPRSTVGTVTEIYDYLRLLFAHIGRAHCPRCGRPITPQTVSQMVDRLLAYPEGTRFQIMAPIVRGRKGEYRNVLEEIRRQGYVRVRVDGEIRETSETINLAKNKKHTIEVIVDRLQVRPGVATRLAESLETALKLADGIVLIDIVGQEELLLSEKFACIECGISLPEITPRLFSFNNPYGACPACTGLGVTMKVDPDLVLPDRDLTLREGAIAPWSRSNNGYQQILECLAEHYGFSLDVPVRELKPEHLQVILYGSGQERIKFRYTNRFGDRRTYEAPFEGVIPNLERRYQETQSEWSRAEIENYMSQQPCPACKGARLKPEALAVRVGGLNICEVAALNVRAAAGFLRSLNLSEREEIIARQILKEILARLQFLLDVGLDYLTLDRAAATLSGGEAQRIRLATQIGSQLMGVLYILDEPSIGLHQRDNARLIATLKRLRDLGNTVIVVEHDEDTMRAADYIIDIGPGAGEQGGRVVAAGTPAEVMANPRSLTGQYLSGRRRIPVPARRRRPGDKWLTVKGAREHNLKNIDVSFPLGLFIGVTGVSGSGKSTLVNEILYRALAQRLNGARTNPGAFAAITGTEHLDKVIEVDQSPIGRTPRSNPATYTGIFDDIRALFAATPEARARGYKPGRFSFNVKGGRCEACGGDGIIKIEMHFLPDVYVPCEVCQGKRYNRETLAIKYKGKSIADVLAMTVDEAAEFFAAIPRLHRRLATLQDVGLGYITLGQPATTLSGGEAQRVKLAAELARRSTGRTMYILDEPTTGLHMADIERLLNVLQRLVDAGNTVVVIEHNLDVIKSVDYIIDLGPEGGEGGGRVVAAGTPEEVCRVAESYTGQFLAPVLERDKERQAGRDLEGSPEHRPPGGHQDLPRVVGQE is encoded by the coding sequence ATGGCCACCGATAAAATTGTCATCCAGGGGGCGCGGGCCCATAACCTGAAGAATATCAACGTCACTATCCCCCGGGATAAACTGGTAGTCATTACCGGCCTGTCGGGATCGGGGAAGTCTTCCCTGGCCTTTGATACCATTTATGCCGAGGGGCAGCGCCGTTATGTCGAGTCCCTTTCTTCTTATGCCCGGCAGTTCTTAGGCCAGATGGACAAACCTGACGTTGACTTAATCGAGGGACTCTCCCCGGCCATATCCATCGACCAGAAAACGGCCAGCCATAATCCACGCTCCACGGTAGGCACGGTGACGGAAATCTACGACTACCTGCGGCTGCTTTTTGCCCATATCGGCCGCGCCCATTGCCCCCGGTGCGGCCGGCCCATTACGCCCCAGACGGTTTCCCAGATGGTGGACCGTCTCCTGGCTTACCCGGAAGGGACCCGTTTCCAGATAATGGCCCCCATTGTCCGGGGCCGCAAGGGGGAATACCGCAACGTCCTGGAGGAGATTCGCAGGCAGGGCTACGTGCGCGTCCGTGTTGATGGCGAGATCCGGGAAACGAGCGAGACTATCAACCTGGCTAAGAATAAAAAACATACCATAGAAGTAATCGTGGACCGCCTCCAGGTGCGGCCGGGGGTGGCCACGCGCCTGGCCGAATCCCTGGAAACGGCCTTAAAGCTTGCCGATGGTATTGTCCTTATCGATATCGTCGGCCAGGAAGAGCTGCTTTTAAGCGAGAAATTCGCCTGCATCGAGTGCGGCATCAGCCTGCCGGAAATCACGCCGCGTCTTTTTTCTTTTAATAATCCCTACGGCGCCTGCCCGGCGTGTACCGGCTTGGGTGTAACCATGAAGGTCGATCCCGACCTGGTCCTTCCTGATCGCGACCTGACCTTAAGGGAAGGGGCCATTGCGCCCTGGAGCCGCAGCAATAACGGCTACCAGCAGATACTGGAGTGCCTGGCCGAACACTACGGTTTCAGCCTGGACGTGCCCGTGCGGGAGCTCAAGCCGGAGCACCTGCAGGTCATCCTTTACGGCTCCGGGCAGGAGCGGATTAAATTCCGCTACACCAACCGTTTTGGCGACCGGCGCACTTACGAAGCTCCCTTTGAGGGGGTCATCCCCAATCTCGAGCGGCGCTACCAGGAAACCCAGTCGGAGTGGTCGCGGGCGGAGATTGAAAACTATATGAGCCAGCAGCCCTGCCCGGCCTGCAAGGGGGCGCGGCTGAAACCGGAAGCCCTGGCCGTCCGGGTGGGGGGGCTTAACATCTGCGAAGTCGCGGCCCTGAATGTCCGGGCGGCTGCCGGGTTTTTGCGCAGTTTAAATTTAAGCGAACGCGAGGAGATAATCGCCCGCCAGATTTTAAAAGAAATCCTGGCCCGGCTGCAGTTCTTGCTGGATGTTGGCCTGGACTACCTGACCCTGGACCGGGCGGCGGCCACCCTCTCCGGGGGAGAAGCCCAGCGCATCCGCCTGGCCACCCAGATCGGGTCGCAGCTCATGGGGGTCCTGTACATCCTGGACGAGCCCAGCATCGGCCTGCACCAGCGGGACAACGCCCGCCTCATTGCCACCTTGAAACGCTTGCGGGATCTGGGCAACACGGTCATCGTCGTCGAGCACGACGAGGATACCATGCGGGCCGCCGACTATATCATCGACATCGGTCCCGGGGCCGGCGAGCAGGGCGGCCGGGTGGTGGCGGCCGGTACCCCGGCAGAGGTAATGGCCAATCCCCGCTCCCTCACCGGCCAGTATTTAAGCGGCCGGCGGCGTATCCCGGTGCCGGCAAGGCGGCGCCGGCCGGGCGACAAATGGTTGACCGTTAAAGGCGCCCGCGAGCACAACCTGAAAAATATCGACGTCAGCTTTCCCCTGGGCCTGTTTATCGGCGTTACCGGTGTTTCCGGCTCCGGCAAGAGCACCCTGGTCAACGAGATCCTCTACCGGGCCCTGGCCCAGCGCTTGAACGGTGCCCGGACTAACCCGGGGGCCTTTGCGGCCATTACCGGCACCGAGCACCTGGACAAGGTCATCGAGGTGGACCAGTCGCCCATCGGCCGGACGCCGCGCTCTAACCCGGCCACCTATACCGGTATCTTTGACGATATCCGCGCCCTTTTCGCGGCCACCCCGGAAGCCCGTGCCCGGGGCTACAAACCGGGGCGCTTTAGCTTTAATGTCAAGGGCGGCCGCTGCGAGGCCTGCGGCGGCGATGGCATTATAAAGATTGAGATGCATTTTCTGCCCGACGTTTATGTACCCTGTGAAGTCTGCCAGGGGAAGCGTTATAACCGGGAGACCCTGGCCATAAAATACAAGGGCAAATCCATTGCCGACGTCCTGGCTATGACAGTGGACGAGGCGGCGGAATTCTTTGCCGCCATTCCCCGCCTGCACCGGCGCCTCGCCACCCTCCAGGACGTGGGCCTGGGCTATATAACCCTGGGCCAACCGGCCACCACCCTTTCCGGCGGGGAAGCCCAGCGGGTGAAGCTGGCGGCGGAACTGGCCCGGCGCAGCACCGGCCGGACCATGTACATCCTGGACGAGCCCACCACTGGTTTGCACATGGCCGACATCGAGCGGTTGCTGAACGTCCTGCAGCGCCTGGTGGATGCCGGCAATACGGTGGTGGTTATCGAGCACAACCTGGATGTCATCAAGTCGGTGGACTATATCATCGACCTGGGCCCCGAGGGCGGCGAGGGCGGCGGCCGGGTGGTGGCCGCCGGCACTCCGGAAGAGGTCTGCCGGGTGGCGGAATCCTATACCGGCCAGTTCCTGGCCCCTGTCCTGGAGCGGGATAAAGAGAGGCAGGCGGGCCGGGACCTGGAAGGAAGCCCGGAGCACCGGCCTCCGGGCGGGCATCAGGACCTGCCCCGGGTAGTAGGGCAAGAATAG
- the uvrC gene encoding excinuclease ABC subunit UvrC: MDLEEKLARLPDHPGVYLMRDAKGEIIYVGKAASLKNRVRSYFRGQHPPRTQVLVSHIADFEYILTDNEVEALILECNLIKEHRPRYNVSLKDDKSYPYIKITTQEQFPRLQITRSLVRDGSRYFGPYTNVGALRETLKLLRGLFPVRTCRETPLQHRSRPCLNAHINRCLAPCSGKVSPEAYREAVDNIILFLEGKHTTLVKELKEKMEAAAERLEFEKAARLRDQLRAVQEVCARQKITDAGGDDADAVAFAREGEAALGLIFFSRGGKVIGRDHFFLTGTEGLSRGEIMAALLKEYYSRGVEIPPQILLHDEPDDAATIASWLGRLRGGRVELKVPKRGSKLKLLQLVHENAVSLLQEHLLARQRQEEGGKAALMELQQALGLPRLPRRMEAYDISNFQGSSPVGAMAVFVDGRPLTSAYRRFQIKTVKGPNDFASLQEVLSRRFRRAAGQDPRFAELPDFVLIDGGLGQLHAAREVMAAMGVAAIPTFALAKEEELLFREGSPEPVRLPRDSRALQLLQHLRDEVHRFAITYHRQKREKGAYRSVLDDIPGVGPKRKRALLRHFGSVTRISQATLEELLAVEGMNRAVAARILEGLGRKNNGENPAGSP, encoded by the coding sequence ATGGACCTGGAGGAGAAACTGGCGCGCCTGCCGGATCACCCCGGCGTCTACCTCATGCGCGACGCCAAAGGCGAGATCATTTATGTCGGCAAGGCCGCTTCCCTGAAAAACCGGGTGCGCTCCTATTTCCGCGGCCAGCACCCGCCGCGGACGCAGGTCTTAGTCAGCCATATTGCCGACTTTGAATATATCCTGACGGATAACGAAGTCGAGGCCCTGATTCTAGAGTGCAACCTGATTAAAGAACACCGGCCGCGGTACAACGTCAGTTTAAAGGACGACAAAAGCTACCCTTATATCAAAATTACCACCCAGGAACAGTTTCCCCGGCTGCAGATCACCCGCTCCCTGGTCCGGGACGGCTCCCGCTACTTCGGCCCCTATACCAACGTGGGGGCTTTGCGGGAAACCTTAAAACTCCTGCGCGGCCTTTTTCCGGTACGCACCTGCCGGGAGACGCCCCTGCAGCACCGCAGCCGGCCCTGCCTCAACGCCCATATTAACCGCTGCCTGGCTCCCTGCAGCGGTAAGGTCAGCCCGGAGGCCTACCGGGAAGCGGTTGACAATATTATCCTGTTCCTGGAAGGGAAGCATACCACCCTGGTAAAGGAATTAAAGGAAAAGATGGAAGCCGCCGCCGAACGACTGGAATTTGAAAAGGCAGCTAGGCTCAGGGACCAGCTGCGGGCGGTGCAGGAAGTCTGTGCCCGCCAGAAAATTACTGACGCCGGCGGCGATGATGCCGATGCCGTAGCTTTCGCCCGGGAAGGGGAAGCGGCCCTGGGCCTCATCTTCTTCAGCCGGGGGGGTAAGGTTATCGGCCGCGACCATTTTTTCCTTACGGGGACAGAGGGCTTATCCCGGGGCGAAATTATGGCAGCCCTGCTGAAAGAATATTACAGCCGGGGGGTGGAAATTCCGCCGCAAATCCTCCTCCATGACGAACCGGATGACGCCGCCACCATCGCCAGCTGGCTGGGCCGGCTGCGCGGCGGCCGGGTCGAGTTGAAGGTACCCAAACGGGGCAGCAAGTTAAAGCTTTTGCAGCTGGTCCATGAAAATGCCGTCAGCCTCCTCCAGGAGCACCTCCTGGCCCGCCAGCGCCAGGAGGAAGGTGGCAAGGCGGCCCTGATGGAACTGCAACAGGCCCTTGGCCTGCCGCGGTTGCCGCGGCGCATGGAAGCCTATGATATTTCCAACTTCCAGGGGAGCAGCCCGGTGGGGGCCATGGCTGTCTTTGTGGACGGCCGGCCGTTGACGTCGGCCTACCGCCGCTTCCAGATCAAGACGGTCAAAGGCCCCAATGACTTTGCCTCCCTTCAGGAGGTTTTAAGCCGGCGTTTCCGCCGCGCCGCCGGGCAGGACCCGCGTTTTGCCGAGTTGCCTGATTTCGTCCTGATTGATGGTGGCCTGGGCCAGCTTCACGCCGCCCGGGAGGTGATGGCGGCCATGGGTGTGGCGGCCATTCCCACCTTTGCCCTGGCCAAGGAGGAGGAACTGCTGTTCCGGGAGGGCAGCCCCGAACCGGTACGCCTGCCCCGGGATAGCCGGGCCCTGCAGCTCTTGCAGCACCTGCGGGATGAGGTGCACCGCTTTGCCATTACCTACCACCGCCAGAAACGGGAAAAGGGCGCCTACCGCTCGGTGCTGGATGACATTCCCGGCGTAGGTCCCAAACGCAAAAGAGCCCTGCTGCGCCATTTTGGGTCTGTTACCAGGATAAGCCAGGCAACTTTAGAAGAACTGCTGGCCGTAGAGGGGATGAACCGGGCAGTAGCGGCCCGCATCCTGGAAGGCCTGGGGAGGAAAAATAATGGGGAGAATCCGGCTGGTAGCCCTTGA
- a CDS encoding Cof-type HAD-IIB family hydrolase has product MGRIRLVALDLDGTLLTDDLVIEPRAKEAIKRVREKGITVTLATGRMFSSARPYAVELGLDLPLIIYHGAQVRHSGTGAILFERTIPLDLARCLITHIRQFGYAYNVYLDDRLYVDKVQAENEEYAWRAGVDLHQVEDMLTFLQEEKRRPLKIVALRDGPELEPLEAAIRRDVGEGVYLTRSLPHYLEMLNPEANKARGLQALADREGIRPEEIMVFGDSYNDLQMFRYAGLAVAMANAPAEVRAAADYVTGSNNDGGVARALEKFILGG; this is encoded by the coding sequence ATGGGGAGAATCCGGCTGGTAGCCCTTGACCTGGACGGGACGCTGTTAACTGACGATTTGGTTATTGAGCCGCGGGCTAAAGAAGCCATAAAGAGAGTCCGGGAAAAGGGCATAACTGTAACCCTGGCTACGGGGCGCATGTTCAGCTCGGCCAGGCCCTACGCCGTGGAGCTGGGCCTGGATTTGCCGCTTATTATTTACCACGGCGCCCAGGTGCGCCACTCAGGGACGGGGGCAATCCTTTTTGAGCGCACCATTCCTTTGGACCTGGCCCGGTGTCTAATCACGCACATTCGCCAGTTTGGTTATGCCTATAACGTTTACCTGGATGACCGGCTCTATGTAGATAAGGTTCAGGCCGAGAATGAAGAATATGCCTGGCGGGCCGGGGTGGATTTACACCAGGTAGAGGATATGCTAACCTTTCTCCAGGAGGAGAAAAGAAGGCCCCTGAAGATCGTCGCCCTCCGTGACGGCCCGGAACTGGAGCCCCTGGAAGCCGCCATCCGGCGGGACGTGGGGGAGGGGGTCTACCTCACCCGGTCACTGCCCCATTACCTGGAAATGCTCAACCCCGAGGCCAATAAGGCCCGGGGACTCCAGGCCCTGGCGGACCGGGAAGGTATCCGGCCGGAAGAGATCATGGTATTTGGTGACAGCTACAACGATCTCCAGATGTTCCGCTATGCCGGCCTGGCGGTGGCCATGGCCAACGCTCCGGCGGAAGTCCGGGCGGCCGCCGATTATGTCACCGGCAGCAATAACGACGGCGGTGTGGCCCGGGCTCTGGAGAAATTTATCCTGGGAGGTTGA
- a CDS encoding PHP domain-containing protein codes for MLQSFRADYHVHTRRSDGRASTRAMVAAARRAGLEEVALTDHGPRNIGVGVNAAGVFLRLKRKVATWESPGIRVLVGAEANIVGISGEIDIPAVVYRQLDLLLVGLHPYVLPRDWPAARDLVLANQLQGRSRRWRERAVEANTRALMAAMEKHPVFCLTHPGLGMPVDIEPLARACARTGTLWEVNTGHLYQRPQELARAARCGVKFVVNSDAHQPATVGRLEEGWQLLRAAGVPPEQVINLRH; via the coding sequence TTGCTCCAGTCCTTCCGGGCTGATTACCATGTACATACCCGGCGCAGCGACGGCCGGGCGAGCACCCGGGCTATGGTGGCGGCGGCCCGCCGGGCCGGGCTGGAGGAAGTGGCCCTGACCGACCACGGCCCGCGTAATATCGGGGTGGGCGTCAATGCCGCCGGCGTATTCCTACGCCTGAAAAGGAAAGTGGCGACCTGGGAGTCCCCGGGTATCCGGGTGCTGGTGGGTGCCGAGGCCAATATTGTCGGTATAAGCGGGGAAATAGACATCCCGGCCGTCGTTTACCGGCAGCTGGACCTCCTGCTGGTGGGGCTCCATCCCTATGTCCTGCCCCGGGACTGGCCGGCAGCCCGCGACCTGGTGCTGGCCAACCAGCTCCAGGGACGCAGCCGCCGCTGGCGGGAAAGGGCCGTGGAGGCCAACACGCGGGCTTTAATGGCGGCCATGGAAAAGCACCCTGTCTTTTGCCTCACCCACCCGGGCCTGGGGATGCCGGTGGATATTGAGCCCCTGGCCCGCGCCTGTGCCCGTACCGGTACCCTGTGGGAGGTAAATACCGGCCACCTTTACCAGCGGCCGCAAGAGCTGGCCCGGGCCGCCCGCTGCGGGGTGAAATTTGTCGTCAACAGCGACGCCCACCAGCCCGCCACTGTGGGCCGCCTGGAAGAGGGGTGGCAACTCCTGCGCGCCGCCGGGGTACCCCCGGAGCAGGTAATAAACTTGCGTCATTGA